A genomic region of Pseudopipra pipra isolate bDixPip1 chromosome W, bDixPip1.hap1, whole genome shotgun sequence contains the following coding sequences:
- the LOC135405352 gene encoding zinc finger protein with KRAB and SCAN domains 1-like, with amino-acid sequence MDLGRRNPQANALSPCFPPIRICPSQSLGGWRRRLRGRGRCLGPPRQVRRQSVSLWAGVVLLCQPSMAPAAGQPRWRRRPAGAGVGGMSLAFPVGRRQIPCLSFLLPAPGPELRTESPEDKSPRETLVGEAVLKGSPAQEGSGEEKGWRSPRRRGSKAIPGCSEEERASLCREGDQSLRGCSDLVVPEQPPSREKPFRCLECGKSFRQSSHLLTHQHIHTGERPYMCGECGKSFNQSSNLIRHQAIHTGEQPYTCGECGKSFNCSSNLLTHQRIHTGERPYTCGKCGKRFQRSSHLLLHERTHTDERPFRCTDCGKGFKQNAHLVTHQRMHTRERPAKGSPVSAPTAGRASAVGLTHKKGFKRSSGF; translated from the exons atggacttgggcaggaggaacccccaagccaacgcactcagcccttgttttccccccatcaggatttgtccttcccaaagcttgggcggatggaggaggaggctgcgaggaagaggaagatgccttgggccccccaggcaggtgaggaggcagtcagtgtccctttgggcgggtgttgtgctgctctgtcagccgagcatggccccggctgcaggacaaccccgctggcgccgccgtcctgccggggccggagttggggggatgtccttggccttccctgtgggccggaggcaaatcccctgcctgtccttcttgcttcctgccccaggccccgagctgaggacggagagcccggaggacaaatccccccgtgagaccctggtgggagaggccgttttgaagggctccccggcgcaggaaggcagcggggaggaaaagggctggagatctccccgcaggaggggctccaaagccatcccagggtgctctgaggaggaaagagccagcctgtgccgggaaggcgacCAGAGCTTGAGGGGgtgctctgacctggtggtccctgagcagcctcccagcagagagaagcccttcaggtgcttggaatgtgggaagagcttcaggcagagctcccacctcctcacccaccagcacatccacactggggaacggccctacatgtgtggggaatgtgggaagagcttcaaccaaagctccaacctgatccgacaccaggccatccacactggggaacagccctacacgtgtggggaatgtgggaagagcttcaactgcagctccaacctcctcacccaccaacgcatccacaccggggaacggccctacacgtgtgggaaatgtgggaagaggtttcagaggagctcacatctcctcctgcatgagcggacacacacggatgagaggcccttccgctgcaccgactgcgggaagggcttcaagcagaatgctcacctcgtcacccaccagcgcatgcacaccagggagaggcc tgctaagggaagccctgtgagtgccccgactgcgggaagagcttcggccgtaggactgacacacaaaaaaggtttcaaaaggtCTTCAGGATTTTGA